In one Natronosalvus amylolyticus genomic region, the following are encoded:
- a CDS encoding ABC transporter ATP-binding protein codes for MATIQLSNVEKRFDDVVAVNGIDLMVRDGEFLVIVGPSGCGKSTTLRLISGLERVSGGVIKIGDSDVTGLEPNERNISMVFQNYALYPHMTAKRNMTFGMKSAGSFTDEEIEERVTAAAETLDITDLLDRKPAALSGGERQRVALGRAICRDPEVFLMDEPLSNLDAKLRVQMRAELSKLHDELQTTTIYVTHDQTEAMTLGDRVAVIDKGEIQQVDAPQHLYDFPKNRFVAEFIGDPAMNMIDVAVENGAAVHQDFTIPLPGGAELNDRTATLGVRPEDFYLATENPTLGETTFNATVTVTEPLGDSLLLYCLIGDNEFKVQAEPRSSIRPDDVVELTYDPKRLHLFDLETGEAFYHAEETTDASIATGPEEN; via the coding sequence ATGGCAACAATACAACTCAGTAACGTGGAGAAACGCTTCGACGATGTCGTCGCAGTAAACGGAATCGATCTGATGGTACGCGACGGGGAATTCCTCGTTATCGTCGGCCCATCTGGCTGTGGAAAAAGTACCACACTCCGTCTCATATCCGGACTGGAACGCGTTAGTGGCGGGGTGATCAAAATCGGTGATAGCGATGTTACCGGACTCGAACCCAACGAACGGAACATCTCGATGGTTTTCCAGAATTACGCGCTATACCCGCATATGACCGCCAAACGGAACATGACGTTCGGGATGAAATCGGCGGGATCCTTCACCGACGAGGAGATCGAAGAGCGAGTTACGGCGGCCGCCGAAACGCTCGACATCACCGACCTCCTCGATCGAAAACCCGCCGCACTCTCTGGCGGGGAACGTCAGCGGGTTGCCCTTGGACGAGCCATCTGTCGTGATCCGGAAGTGTTCCTGATGGACGAGCCACTGAGCAATCTCGACGCGAAACTTCGCGTCCAGATGCGCGCTGAACTGTCGAAGCTCCACGACGAACTGCAGACCACGACGATCTACGTTACCCACGACCAGACGGAAGCAATGACGCTCGGTGATCGCGTCGCCGTGATCGATAAGGGGGAGATCCAGCAGGTCGACGCGCCACAGCATCTGTACGACTTTCCGAAGAACCGATTCGTCGCGGAGTTCATCGGTGACCCGGCGATGAATATGATCGACGTTGCCGTCGAGAACGGCGCGGCGGTTCATCAAGATTTCACTATTCCGTTACCGGGTGGTGCCGAACTCAACGACCGAACGGCCACCCTCGGCGTCCGTCCTGAGGACTTTTATTTGGCCACCGAAAATCCAACCCTCGGAGAAACGACGTTTAACGCGACGGTGACCGTCACCGAACCACTCGGTGACAGTCTCCTTCTGTACTGTCTCATCGGCGACAACGAATTCAAGGTGCAGGCCGAACCACGCAGTTCGATCCGTCCGGACGACGTGGTGGAGTTGACCTACGACCCGAAACGGCTCCACCTGTTCGACCTGGAGACGGGAGAGGCGTTCTACCACGCAGAAGAGACCACCGACGCCTCCATAGCGACCGGGCCAGAAGAGAACTGA
- a CDS encoding carbohydrate ABC transporter permease, with product MAESTITEANVEHEKRRSLEEYLPDEWLMHIGLIVSISLMALPLVLAAIMSTQSVAQIYDVTDLSPGSNAYENYYRVMTDYNMWTFMINSFIMSIAIVVGKVVLSLLAALALVYYDFPYKNAMFMFVLFTLMLPVPVRIVPLFELMVTLDWTNSMLAITMPYLASATAVFLFRQHFMSIPASIVEAAKLDDVGGLKFLIFVLIPMSKGMIAGISVITYIYAWNQYLWPLAIISSQDQQVVQVGLKSLEGTAAAGQIEWGLIMAGAMIALIPPLVVLIVLHKPLLETFGLQQK from the coding sequence ATGGCAGAATCGACTATCACCGAGGCGAACGTAGAGCACGAGAAACGGCGATCACTGGAGGAATACCTCCCCGACGAGTGGCTGATGCACATCGGCCTCATCGTATCCATCTCGCTGATGGCCCTACCACTGGTTCTCGCCGCGATTATGAGTACCCAGTCGGTTGCCCAGATTTACGACGTGACCGATCTCTCGCCGGGAAGCAACGCCTACGAGAACTACTACCGGGTCATGACCGATTACAACATGTGGACGTTCATGATCAACTCGTTCATCATGTCCATCGCGATCGTCGTCGGGAAGGTCGTTCTCTCCCTGCTCGCCGCTCTGGCGCTGGTTTACTACGACTTCCCGTACAAGAACGCGATGTTCATGTTCGTTCTCTTTACGTTGATGCTTCCCGTTCCGGTTCGGATCGTCCCGCTGTTCGAGTTGATGGTGACGCTGGACTGGACGAACAGCATGCTCGCGATCACCATGCCGTATCTGGCAAGTGCGACCGCCGTCTTCCTGTTCCGTCAGCACTTCATGTCGATCCCCGCGTCGATCGTCGAGGCGGCGAAACTCGACGACGTAGGCGGACTAAAGTTCCTGATATTCGTGCTAATACCGATGTCGAAAGGGATGATTGCGGGTATCTCCGTGATTACGTACATCTACGCATGGAACCAGTACCTGTGGCCGCTCGCAATCATCAGCAGTCAGGATCAGCAGGTCGTTCAGGTTGGACTGAAGAGTCTCGAGGGAACGGCGGCCGCTGGACAGATCGAGTGGGGACTCATCATGGCCGGTGCGATGATCGCACTCATTCCACCGCTCGTCGTGCTGATCGTCTTGCACAAACCGCTCCTCGAAACGTTCGGACTCCAGCAAAAGTAG
- a CDS encoding ABC transporter substrate-binding protein, producing the protein MSNDSGRVTDRLPVSRRRVLKQTGVVTSVAGLTSVAGCLGDDDGEGLDDVDSVEIEFWHGLGGDLGQMVSDLAEDFSDQSDVITVDAIEQGTYRETMNQTINAVRAGNPPGLSQIFEVGTKQALDSDAFVPVEDIIPEDQIDFDNFVDPVLDYYRVDGTLNSMPFNSSNALMMYNKTAFEEAGLDPESPPETFQDVIDYSEELMDAGYNYGITWPNHSWFVEQWFALQDQEFVNESNGRNGNPTETYIDSDAGMTVFEWWQELDEMGAYLSTGIEAWGEAQQGFFTQEAPMVLYSTSSINPMLQGAEDNDFEAAAARIPSPGGDRAGVTIGGGSVWIPDGQEQAEQEAAAEFLVWLTEPEQQERWHRGTGYFPVREESIENLESEGFYDENPDFRVALDQLQEGQDTPATRGALMGPFLDARTTVAESAVSVLDGQPVEEVLQGAADDIEESLEDYIERQN; encoded by the coding sequence ATGTCGAATGACAGTGGCCGTGTAACCGACAGGTTGCCGGTATCACGACGGCGGGTGCTTAAACAGACTGGTGTTGTTACGTCAGTCGCAGGCCTCACATCAGTTGCCGGGTGCCTGGGCGACGACGATGGCGAAGGGCTCGATGACGTCGACAGCGTCGAAATCGAGTTCTGGCACGGTCTGGGAGGCGACCTCGGACAGATGGTTTCCGACCTGGCTGAGGACTTTAGCGACCAGTCAGACGTCATCACTGTCGATGCGATTGAGCAGGGGACGTACCGGGAGACGATGAATCAGACGATCAACGCAGTTCGGGCCGGAAACCCACCCGGACTCTCGCAGATTTTCGAAGTTGGAACCAAACAGGCGCTCGACAGTGACGCGTTCGTTCCGGTCGAAGACATCATTCCTGAAGATCAAATCGACTTCGATAATTTCGTTGATCCTGTCCTCGACTACTACCGTGTCGACGGAACGCTGAACTCGATGCCGTTTAACTCCTCGAACGCGCTGATGATGTACAACAAGACCGCCTTCGAGGAGGCCGGTCTCGATCCGGAGTCTCCACCGGAAACGTTCCAGGACGTCATCGACTACTCCGAGGAACTGATGGATGCCGGGTATAATTACGGGATCACGTGGCCGAACCACTCGTGGTTCGTTGAGCAGTGGTTCGCGCTGCAAGATCAAGAATTCGTCAACGAGAGCAACGGCCGAAATGGCAACCCGACTGAGACGTACATCGACAGCGACGCTGGGATGACCGTCTTCGAGTGGTGGCAAGAACTCGACGAGATGGGCGCGTATCTGTCGACGGGTATCGAGGCGTGGGGCGAGGCTCAGCAAGGGTTCTTCACCCAGGAAGCCCCGATGGTGCTCTACTCGACCTCGAGCATCAACCCGATGCTACAGGGTGCCGAAGACAACGACTTCGAGGCGGCCGCCGCTCGGATTCCCTCGCCCGGAGGCGACCGCGCGGGCGTCACCATTGGTGGCGGTTCGGTCTGGATTCCCGACGGACAGGAACAGGCAGAACAGGAAGCCGCCGCGGAGTTCCTGGTCTGGCTTACCGAACCGGAACAGCAGGAACGCTGGCACCGCGGAACGGGGTACTTCCCGGTTCGTGAGGAATCGATCGAAAACCTCGAGAGTGAGGGGTTCTACGACGAGAATCCCGACTTCCGAGTGGCCCTCGATCAGCTTCAGGAAGGGCAGGACACGCCAGCAACGAGAGGGGCCCTGATGGGGCCGTTCCTCGACGCTCGAACGACAGTTGCGGAGTCGGCCGTCTCGGTACTCGACGGGCAACCGGTAGAAGAAGTGCTCCAGGGTGCGGCCGATGACATCGAAGAGTCACTCGAGGACTATATCGAACGCCAGAACTGA
- a CDS encoding MaoC/PaaZ C-terminal domain-containing protein, which produces MPYSYEPHYFEDFEEGQEFESVGRTVTETDFVVHSMVSGDWTELHTNRHYADDEYFGERVAHGPMTFILATGFVYRCGFLERTVLAFLGMNYMDIPAPVNMGDTISLDMEVIETKDLSSRDDSGLVIIDTTMTNQEGTVVFEGDMKFLIKSRK; this is translated from the coding sequence ATGCCGTACAGCTACGAGCCACATTACTTCGAAGATTTCGAGGAAGGACAGGAGTTCGAAAGCGTCGGGCGAACGGTCACAGAGACGGATTTCGTCGTCCACTCGATGGTTTCGGGTGACTGGACCGAGTTACACACGAACCGACATTACGCTGACGACGAGTACTTCGGCGAACGCGTCGCTCACGGGCCGATGACGTTCATCTTGGCAACCGGCTTCGTCTACCGCTGTGGATTCCTCGAGCGAACCGTGCTGGCGTTCCTCGGGATGAATTACATGGATATCCCCGCACCGGTCAACATGGGCGACACCATCTCGCTCGATATGGAGGTAATCGAGACCAAAGACCTCTCGAGTCGGGACGACTCGGGGCTCGTGATCATCGATACGACGATGACGAACCAGGAGGGGACGGTCGTCTTCGAAGGTGACATGAAGTTCCTGATCAAGTCTCGAAAGTAA
- a CDS encoding thiamine-binding protein, whose amino-acid sequence MTVIGFLSTAPATEDSMAEDVANAVDALEDFDVEYETGPMGTTIEAAEIGELLDAVQAAHEAVDGDRVSTFLKIDDKRSSDGDAAAKVEAVEAHLGRKASSDRSE is encoded by the coding sequence ATGACCGTCATCGGCTTTCTGAGCACGGCACCAGCCACCGAAGACAGCATGGCAGAAGACGTCGCCAACGCCGTCGACGCACTCGAGGACTTCGACGTCGAGTACGAGACGGGACCGATGGGCACGACCATCGAGGCGGCGGAGATCGGTGAACTGCTCGATGCAGTGCAGGCGGCTCACGAGGCCGTCGACGGCGACCGCGTGAGTACCTTCCTCAAAATCGACGACAAACGCTCGAGCGATGGCGATGCAGCAGCGAAGGTCGAGGCGGTGGAAGCACACCTCGGTCGAAAAGCCAGTAGCGACAGAAGCGAGTAG
- the hisD gene encoding histidinol dehydrogenase — protein MTTLSVTEIADLGLEARAALFDRDAGIDAARNDAREIVERVREEGDVAVREFCRTYDDVDVGNLEITDDCERAVEEIPDDVRAAIETAIDNVREFHEAQVPDDWRREFDDGRELGRRFRPLERVGVYVPGGRAAYPSSAIMGVVPAVVAGVEHVSVVTPPADTINPVTLAAIHLSGADAVYSVGGAQGIAALAYGTETVTRVQKIVGPGNRWVTAAKALVRNDVEIDLLAGPSEIVVIADETADPDYVAAELLAQAEHDPNASVVAVTDDEGTAQAITEAVDAQLAHRKRADTIEAALESDASAVLLARSMSEAILFTEEYAPEHLSIIADDDESVLERIDSAGSVFLGPDTPVAAGDYASGTNHVLPTNGGAKVTGGLSVDHFLRATTVQRLSRDGLASLGPTITTLAEAEGLEAHAESVRVRLEDE, from the coding sequence ATGACAACGCTTTCGGTCACCGAAATTGCCGATCTCGGCCTCGAGGCCCGAGCGGCGCTGTTCGACCGCGACGCCGGGATCGACGCGGCGAGAAACGACGCCCGCGAGATCGTCGAGCGCGTCCGCGAAGAGGGTGACGTCGCCGTGCGAGAGTTCTGTAGAACCTACGACGACGTCGACGTCGGCAACCTCGAGATTACGGACGATTGTGAACGGGCCGTCGAGGAAATCCCCGACGACGTGCGAGCGGCCATCGAAACCGCCATCGACAACGTTCGCGAATTTCACGAGGCACAGGTCCCCGACGACTGGCGACGGGAGTTCGATGACGGGCGAGAACTCGGTCGTCGCTTCCGGCCCCTCGAGCGCGTCGGCGTCTACGTCCCCGGTGGCCGTGCCGCGTACCCCTCGAGTGCGATTATGGGCGTCGTACCGGCCGTAGTCGCCGGCGTCGAACACGTCTCGGTCGTCACCCCGCCTGCTGATACGATCAATCCGGTGACGCTCGCCGCCATCCACCTCTCGGGGGCAGACGCGGTCTACAGCGTTGGCGGCGCACAGGGAATTGCCGCCCTCGCGTACGGCACGGAAACCGTGACTCGAGTCCAGAAAATCGTCGGTCCCGGAAATCGCTGGGTCACCGCCGCGAAGGCGCTGGTTCGCAACGACGTCGAAATCGACCTGCTCGCCGGCCCCAGCGAGATCGTCGTAATAGCCGACGAAACGGCCGACCCGGACTACGTCGCTGCCGAACTGCTCGCCCAGGCCGAACACGACCCTAACGCGTCCGTCGTCGCGGTCACCGACGACGAGGGGACGGCCCAGGCGATTACGGAAGCCGTCGATGCCCAACTGGCCCACCGGAAGCGCGCGGATACCATCGAAGCTGCCCTCGAGAGCGATGCAAGCGCGGTCTTGCTCGCCCGATCGATGAGCGAAGCCATCCTCTTCACCGAGGAGTACGCCCCTGAACACCTCTCGATCATCGCCGACGACGACGAATCGGTACTCGAGCGCATCGACAGTGCCGGCAGCGTCTTTCTCGGCCCCGATACACCGGTCGCCGCCGGTGACTACGCGAGCGGGACCAACCACGTCCTGCCTACCAACGGCGGAGCGAAAGTAACTGGCGGCCTTTCGGTTGACCACTTCCTCCGAGCGACGACCGTCCAGCGCCTCTCTAGGGACGGTCTTGCGTCGCTCGGCCCGACGATCACGACACTTGCTGAGGCCGAAGGCCTCGAGGCACACGCCGAAAGCGTCCGGGTTCGTCTCGAAGACGAGTAA
- a CDS encoding dodecin yields the protein MVFKKITLIGTSSESFDAAADDAIDRAEATLQNVYWVEVDELGVEIASVEDREYQAEVTVAFELED from the coding sequence ATGGTGTTCAAAAAGATCACACTGATCGGAACGAGTTCGGAGAGCTTCGACGCCGCCGCAGACGACGCCATCGACCGAGCGGAGGCGACCTTGCAGAACGTCTACTGGGTTGAAGTCGACGAGCTGGGCGTCGAAATCGCGTCGGTCGAAGACCGGGAGTACCAGGCGGAAGTCACAGTCGCGTTCGAACTCGAGGACTAA
- a CDS encoding glycerophosphodiester phosphodiesterase, producing MRAVSTAATTADAVEVDVRRCGSGELVVIHDSTVDRVTDGNGEVRNLTYDQLAELSVLGTDQRIPLLKEVFETAPESVGIVLDLKERGIASDAVSIGTSFDHKLLVTAFDPAIIEAVNDLPTAVSTGLIVRESRWVNRRLRSWIPGALPWLYGPEDVDSMVANAKQLGCTAILPRYELCLRTSLLESAREADIRVNAWTIAERDTANKLDAVGIDGLIADRAGLL from the coding sequence TTGCGTGCTGTTAGCACTGCTGCCACCACTGCCGATGCCGTTGAAGTCGACGTCCGTCGGTGTGGGAGTGGCGAACTCGTTGTCATCCACGACTCGACCGTTGACCGCGTGACTGATGGGAACGGCGAGGTTCGAAACTTAACCTACGATCAGTTAGCGGAACTCTCTGTGCTGGGTACCGATCAACGCATCCCGCTCCTCAAAGAGGTGTTCGAAACTGCTCCGGAGTCGGTCGGGATCGTGCTCGATCTCAAGGAACGCGGTATCGCGTCTGATGCCGTTTCGATCGGGACGTCCTTCGATCACAAACTGCTCGTGACCGCGTTCGATCCAGCTATCATCGAGGCGGTAAACGATCTTCCGACGGCGGTCTCCACCGGTCTCATTGTTCGGGAGTCGCGGTGGGTGAACCGGCGACTCCGATCGTGGATTCCGGGCGCACTGCCGTGGCTGTACGGCCCGGAAGACGTCGATTCGATGGTGGCAAACGCGAAGCAACTGGGATGTACGGCCATTCTGCCCCGATACGAACTATGCCTCCGGACGTCTCTCCTCGAGAGCGCTCGAGAGGCAGACATCCGGGTGAACGCCTGGACGATCGCCGAGCGAGACACAGCCAATAAACTCGATGCCGTTGGGATCGACGGACTGATCGCAGATCGTGCCGGTCTATTGTGA
- a CDS encoding HesB/IscA family protein, producing MSTESADGGGGRPRIEVTEVAAEEALDLLEGEGFDTGIAGLRLFVQQGGCAGLSYGMRFDEAPEEDDSIYTHHDLRVFVDPASLKYIEGSMLDYERGLQGEGFHVENPNVVSECGCGESFRT from the coding sequence ATGAGTACCGAAAGTGCGGATGGCGGCGGCGGCCGTCCCCGGATCGAGGTGACCGAAGTGGCCGCGGAGGAAGCACTCGATCTCCTCGAAGGCGAAGGCTTTGACACGGGTATCGCTGGTCTTCGACTGTTCGTCCAGCAAGGCGGCTGTGCCGGCCTCTCTTATGGGATGCGCTTCGACGAAGCGCCAGAGGAGGACGATTCGATCTACACCCATCACGACCTCCGAGTGTTCGTCGATCCGGCCAGCCTGAAATACATCGAGGGAAGCATGCTCGATTACGAGCGCGGACTCCAGGGCGAAGGCTTCCACGTCGAAAACCCGAACGTCGTCAGCGAGTGCGGGTGTGGCGAATCCTTCCGCACCTGA
- a CDS encoding carbohydrate ABC transporter permease, producing the protein MSESSARAVFKNNKEAAFLLLPTVAVCILFLYYPAIDTFRLSLYQTTLVDESFAGLYNYTRLFASESYRNSLFVTFGFAGVVVFGTMLISLIIAFMMYEVNTGTSVYLITAIWPYALPPAVAGLVLLFLLQPDLGIFTYYIRAIGSVFGYDIQFNWRRNGPLAFAVVSVAAIWKQLGYNIIFMIAALNNIPKTIHEAAELDGVSRLNRLFRIYVPLMSPTLVFLIVINTIYAFFATFPLIDLMTQGGPGGATNILIFNLYIDAFENFNLGYASAQSLVLFLLVGVLMYVQLRVSDRYAHYGG; encoded by the coding sequence ATGTCTGAATCGTCAGCGAGAGCCGTCTTCAAAAACAACAAGGAGGCAGCGTTCCTCCTGTTGCCGACGGTGGCTGTCTGCATACTGTTCCTGTACTATCCAGCCATCGATACGTTCCGTTTGAGCCTGTACCAGACAACGCTCGTCGACGAATCGTTTGCCGGTCTGTACAATTATACGCGACTCTTCGCGTCGGAGAGCTATCGTAATAGCCTCTTCGTCACGTTCGGATTCGCGGGCGTCGTCGTGTTTGGGACGATGCTCATCTCACTCATCATCGCCTTCATGATGTACGAGGTGAACACGGGGACGTCGGTGTATCTCATCACCGCGATCTGGCCGTACGCGCTCCCGCCAGCGGTTGCAGGGCTGGTCTTGCTGTTCTTGTTGCAGCCGGATCTGGGCATCTTCACCTACTACATTAGGGCGATCGGATCGGTATTTGGCTACGATATCCAGTTCAACTGGCGTCGAAACGGACCACTCGCGTTCGCCGTGGTCTCTGTCGCTGCGATCTGGAAACAGCTCGGCTACAACATCATCTTCATGATCGCCGCACTGAACAACATCCCAAAAACGATCCACGAAGCCGCGGAACTCGACGGGGTAAGTCGGCTCAATCGACTGTTCCGCATCTACGTCCCGCTCATGTCGCCGACGCTGGTGTTCCTGATCGTCATCAACACGATCTACGCGTTCTTCGCAACGTTCCCGTTGATCGACCTGATGACGCAAGGCGGGCCCGGCGGGGCGACCAACATCCTGATCTTCAACCTGTATATCGACGCGTTCGAGAACTTCAACCTCGGCTACGCCTCCGCGCAGTCGCTCGTGTTGTTCCTTCTCGTTGGAGTGCTCATGTACGTCCAGTTACGAGTCTCAGACAGATACGCCCACTACGGAGGATAA
- a CDS encoding DEAD/DEAH box helicase, whose translation MTDGDVAAFTHLGSSVRSALSERGFSTPTAPQRLAIPPLAAGEHTLVIAPTGSGKTETAMLPVFDGLVEDRPDGFGALYITPLRALNRDMRDRLEWWGETLDLEVDVRHGDTTQYRRSQQSKNPPDVLVTTPETLQAMLTGERLREGLEDVRHVVVDEVHELAASKRGAQLAVGLERLQELSGPFQRIGLSATVGEPEAVGQFLTGGRPCTVREIDVGSRIDVEVCRPTITDEDERLAGALATDATTASHVRCIRDIVDAHESTLIFVNTRQTAEALGSRFTRLELPIGVHHGSLSKAARIEVEDRFKAGELDALLCTSSMELGIDVGRIDHVVQYQSPRQVSRLLQRIGRAGHRRDEISRGTIVTTRPDDTLEALAIARRAKAGVVEPAGIHEGSLDVVANQIPGIVQSTGSRHVDTVFDLLRRAYPFRDLEEAAFRGVLGELHRNRIVWFDEGAERIETAGSTWQYVYANLSMIPDEATYEVHDIASSGQIGTLDERFVTTFAQPGAVFIQRGEMWRIVEIDEDETRVKVTPIEDPAGEVPSWTGQEIPVPQPVAEEVGAIRAIVGSQLDGGGAVAGISRDLGRRYPGDRNALQRACRHLGDQRDGGAPMPTADCVVLERQGRTVVLNACFGHRTNETLGRVLSALLGQQSGSSVGLDTDPYRIELEVPTSVSTSDICEKLTETDPTHVEPILELGLKGSDTLAYRLAQISAKFGALKRWQGSGRLSNERLLAALEDTPMYAESVRSVFHEDLDVEAASAVFAGIQSGTIALETVRGRTAIGSAGRSGGKELLAPENADASVIETVKERLHDDRVTLLCTHCRDWLSRTKVKRVAEQPACPECGSTRIAALSPWADEVVQAVQAAEKDDEQVEQTQRAVHNAGLVQSHGKRAVVAMSARGVGPHNAAQIINRHREDEQEFYRDILEKERQYARTKSFWD comes from the coding sequence ATGACCGACGGGGACGTCGCCGCGTTTACCCACCTCGGCTCGAGCGTCCGCTCGGCGCTCTCAGAACGCGGGTTTTCGACGCCGACAGCCCCACAGCGACTGGCGATTCCCCCGCTGGCTGCCGGCGAGCACACGCTGGTAATCGCACCCACAGGTAGCGGGAAAACCGAGACGGCGATGTTGCCCGTCTTCGACGGACTGGTGGAAGATCGACCGGACGGATTTGGTGCGTTATATATCACGCCCCTTCGCGCCCTCAACCGCGATATGCGCGACCGCCTCGAGTGGTGGGGCGAGACGCTCGACCTCGAGGTCGACGTCCGCCACGGCGATACGACCCAGTATCGGCGGAGCCAGCAATCCAAAAACCCGCCGGACGTGCTCGTCACCACCCCCGAGACGCTCCAAGCGATGCTCACGGGCGAGCGATTGCGTGAGGGGCTCGAGGACGTGCGCCACGTCGTGGTCGACGAAGTCCACGAACTGGCAGCCTCGAAACGAGGGGCCCAGTTAGCGGTGGGCCTCGAGCGACTACAGGAACTGTCTGGCCCGTTCCAGCGAATCGGCCTCTCGGCAACGGTTGGGGAACCCGAAGCTGTCGGGCAGTTCCTCACCGGTGGCCGGCCATGTACGGTTCGAGAGATCGACGTTGGCAGTCGAATCGACGTCGAAGTGTGTCGGCCGACGATCACCGACGAAGACGAACGCCTCGCCGGGGCTCTCGCAACGGATGCGACCACGGCCAGCCACGTCCGGTGCATTCGCGATATCGTCGACGCCCACGAGTCGACACTGATTTTCGTCAACACCAGACAGACAGCAGAGGCGCTCGGTTCTCGGTTCACCCGCCTCGAGTTGCCCATCGGCGTCCACCACGGTTCACTGTCGAAAGCCGCCCGTATCGAGGTCGAAGACCGGTTCAAAGCGGGTGAACTCGATGCCTTGCTCTGTACCTCCTCGATGGAACTCGGTATCGACGTTGGTCGCATCGATCACGTCGTTCAGTATCAGAGTCCGCGACAGGTGTCACGGTTGCTCCAGCGCATCGGTCGCGCGGGCCACCGCCGCGACGAAATTTCACGCGGAACTATCGTGACGACCAGGCCGGACGACACGCTCGAGGCACTGGCCATCGCCCGCCGGGCGAAAGCGGGTGTGGTCGAACCAGCGGGCATCCACGAGGGGAGTCTCGACGTCGTCGCCAACCAGATTCCGGGCATCGTGCAGTCGACCGGCTCGAGACACGTCGATACCGTTTTCGACCTGCTCCGACGAGCCTACCCGTTTCGGGACCTCGAGGAAGCGGCGTTCAGGGGCGTGCTCGGCGAACTCCATCGGAACCGAATCGTCTGGTTCGACGAGGGGGCTGAGCGGATCGAAACTGCTGGAAGTACCTGGCAGTACGTCTATGCCAACCTCTCGATGATTCCGGACGAGGCGACCTACGAAGTTCACGACATCGCCTCGAGCGGACAGATTGGCACGCTCGACGAGCGATTCGTCACGACGTTCGCCCAACCGGGTGCGGTGTTCATCCAGCGGGGTGAAATGTGGCGAATCGTCGAAATCGACGAGGACGAAACTCGGGTGAAGGTGACACCAATCGAAGACCCTGCGGGGGAAGTACCGTCCTGGACCGGCCAGGAGATACCGGTTCCACAGCCCGTCGCCGAAGAGGTCGGTGCGATACGGGCCATCGTGGGCAGCCAACTCGACGGTGGTGGTGCCGTCGCCGGGATCAGCCGTGACCTCGGGCGGCGATATCCGGGCGATCGTAACGCTCTCCAGCGCGCCTGTCGCCATCTTGGCGACCAGCGGGACGGGGGCGCACCCATGCCGACGGCTGACTGCGTGGTGCTGGAACGCCAGGGCCGAACCGTGGTCCTCAACGCCTGTTTCGGACACCGGACGAACGAGACGCTCGGTCGCGTGCTCTCGGCACTGCTCGGTCAGCAATCCGGCTCCTCCGTCGGACTCGACACGGACCCGTACCGTATCGAACTCGAGGTTCCCACGAGCGTCTCGACGAGTGACATCTGCGAGAAGTTGACCGAAACTGATCCGACACACGTCGAGCCAATTCTCGAACTCGGACTGAAAGGGTCCGATACGCTGGCCTACCGCCTCGCCCAGATCTCGGCGAAGTTCGGGGCGCTCAAACGGTGGCAGGGGTCGGGTCGGCTGTCGAACGAGCGACTCCTGGCCGCCCTCGAGGACACGCCGATGTACGCCGAGTCTGTTCGGTCGGTGTTCCACGAAGATCTGGACGTCGAGGCGGCGAGTGCGGTGTTCGCGGGTATTCAATCGGGCACGATTGCACTCGAGACGGTTCGTGGTCGAACGGCGATCGGGAGTGCGGGGCGTTCGGGCGGCAAGGAACTGCTGGCACCCGAGAACGCCGATGCGAGCGTCATCGAAACGGTCAAAGAGCGGTTACACGACGACCGGGTGACGCTGCTGTGTACGCACTGTCGGGACTGGCTCTCGCGCACGAAAGTGAAACGGGTTGCTGAGCAGCCAGCCTGCCCCGAGTGTGGCTCGACGCGAATCGCGGCCCTGAGTCCGTGGGCCGACGAAGTAGTGCAGGCGGTTCAGGCGGCTGAAAAAGACGACGAACAGGTCGAACAGACCCAGCGAGCGGTTCACAACGCAGGGTTAGTCCAGAGTCACGGAAAACGGGCCGTCGTCGCCATGTCGGCCCGGGGCGTCGGTCCACACAACGCCGCCCAGATCATCAACCGTCATCGCGAAGACGAACAGGAATTTTATCGTGACATCCTCGAGAAAGAACGCCAGTACGCTCGCACGAAATCCTTCTGGGACTGA